In the Anaerostipes caccae L1-92 genome, GGAAAGAACCGGATACCTGTTTGAAAAACACCCTGTGGATATGGCTGCCGCCGGGTTATCCCCGGTACCCACGATAACCTTCACCAGGTTTTTGAAACCGAACTTCCGCCTCCATACTTCGGCCACATATCCCGCCGTCTCCTGGCTTCCTTTTACCTTTGGATAAATCTCCTCCGGAAACCCTAAGATTTCCCGGATCTTTGAAGACCACGTTCCAGTCTTTAAATCAAACAAAGAAGAAGTGGATGCCTCGCAGTAGTCAGTCTGGCACTGCCCCGTCAGCCGAAAAACGATATAGTCCGGTCCAATCAAAAATGTTTTCATCTTCCGAAATTGTTCCGGTTCATTTTTCTTCAGCCACAGCAGATTGATCGCCGGACTTCCGGTGGAAATGATATTGGAGATATAGGAAACTTCCGGGACCTTAGAGATCTTTTCTTTTGTTTCCTTTACAAGATCCATGGTCCTTGTGTCATTCCACATCAATGCCGGACGTATAGGCACTCCGTCCCATCCCAGAAATACTGCGGTATGCATCTGTCCCGTGACACCAATGGCTCCGATGTGCTCCGGATCTTCTCCTGAAAGAAGTTCCGCCATGGCTTCTTCCACCGCATCCATCCAGCTTTCCGGATCAATTTCCTTCCATCCCGGTTTTGGCTGTGAAATTTCATACTCTCTGCTGCTTTCTTTTCTGATCTCTCCTGCGTCATTAATCAAGGTCAGTTTTGCAGAAGAAGTCCCTATATCAATTCCAATATACTGTTCCATTCGCTATTCTCCAAATCTGAGGATTACTTTATAAGTATCCGGCTTCATTGCCGCCGCAATGGCTTTGTCAAAATCTCTGTAATCAAAAATCTGTTCTGTGAGCACGGTTGGATCAATCAGCCCCTTTCCGATCAGCTGCACTGCCTGATGAAAAGATGTAATCGTTGGGCTGACAGCGCCTGTCACCGTTTTCTGGTAAGAATGAACAGCCCCCATATCTATCGGCACCGGATCATTGGGATGCATGGAGCTGAACATGACGCTCATTCCTCCGGGGGAAGTCATTTCCACAGCCTGTGCCGCAATGGCCGGGATCGCTGTCGTATTGAATACCACCTGCGCACCTCTGCCGCCGGTTAATTCTTTTACTCTCTTTACGGCATCTTCCTTCGTCGGATCGATCACATCGTCACATCCGAGTTTCAGCGCCCTGTCTCTTCGCTCCCTAAGAGGCTCACTTAAAATCACTCTGGCTCCCTTTAATCTGGCAAGCATGACGTGAAGCATCCCCATGGTACCGCCTCCGATGACCGCCACATCGTCTCCAAACTGAATATTCGTACGGTTGATACTGTTGACCACACATGCCAGTGGCTCGGTAAATGCCATTTTTTCAAAAGTTGTACTGTCCGGATATACAAACAGATCTTCCGCCTTTGCCACAACGAATTCCGCAAATCCCCCATATCCTGACAGCCCGTCAGGATTCGTAAAAATCTTACTCTTTGGATGTTCTTCACAGATATTTTCTTCTCCGTGCTTGCAGAAAAAACATTCCTTACAGTCATCAATGATATACTGGACCACTTTCTGCCCTTTGGAGTAACGTTTTTCATTGACTCCGCTTCCCAGTTCCTCGATTACTCCGCAGTACTCATGACCGCCGATCCTCGGGTAGCTGTAACTGCAGTCTCCGTTGAAGTCCCGTACATCGTTGGTGCAGATTCCGGAATCTTTGATCCGGATCAGCACCTCGTCTTCTTTTAACTCTGGTAATTCAATCTCTTTGACAGCAAAATTTTTTGGTTGATTTAATACGATTGCTTTCATCTATCTCACTCTTTCTGAACTTAATATGCCAGGATTCCTGTCACTCCGCCTACCACACCGATCACAACGATCAGCCCGATGATTTTCAGGGAAGACCATCTTCTCTTGTTCATCAGATAGTAAACAAGCATGGTCACTGCAAGCGGAAGGATACTTGGACAGATCGCGTCTAAGAAGCTTGTCTGAATGTCATAAGTTGATGTAGAACTTACCACTTTCAGTCCGCAGCTTGCTTTTACATAATTTACAACAAGACCGCCCATTACCATGCAGCCCATGATAGAAGCACCTTTGATCAGCTTATTAAGAATTCCCTTTTCAAGGAAGTCCATGATCGCTTCACTTCCGGCTTTATATCCGAACATAAAGTTCCAGTAGCTGAGGCCATATGCCGCTGCAATGATGACAACCGCGTAAATAATGGCTCCCCATATATTTCCGCTTCCGGAACGGGTTAAGTCAATACACACAGCTAAGAGGATCGGAATCACAACGCCCTGCCAGATCGTATCACCCATACCGGCTAAAGGTCCCATCAAAGAAGTCTTTAAGTTCGTAATAAACTCGTCGGGTATTTCTTCACCCATGGCCTTCTGTTCTTCCAGGGCAACCGCCATACCGAGGATACATGCGCCGAATTCAATATGTACATTGAAGAATTCAATTTCCCGTTTCATGACCTCTTTTCGCTTTGCCGGGTTATCTTTATATAAGAAATTAATAATCGCTGAGAACATATGGGCAACAACCTGCCCCATCATTCTTTCGTAGTTATAACACGTCTGGGGAAATGTCTCCCAAATGAACCAGGCTTTGATCAAGGCGGCCTTTGGGATCAAACTTTTCTTTTTATTTTCCATCTTAATCGTCCTCCTCATCATCTTCATCGTCAATGACTGCTGCCTTCGCCGGCTCCATAGCGGAAGTAACCTGAACGTACACAACTGCCACAAGCAGTGCGATAATACCCAGTGTCAGCAGCGGAAGTTTTGAATACACAGCCAATAAAAATCCTACAAACAAAAATACTTTGGATTCTCCTTTAAAGATGTACTGCAGTGTGATTGCAATTCCGAGTGCAGGCATTAAACCACCTATGATTTGGAAGACGGTCAGCACTTTTCCGCTTAACATATTCAGGATTCCCTGGATATAGTTAGAACCAAAATATGCAGCAAGAGCACACGGGATTGCCGTCATAAGAAAGCACATAATCTGTGGAAATAAGACATTTGCCCGCCAGATTTTGTTATACTGTTCTTTTTCTATATACTTATCTGCAATATGTACAAAGAAGCAGTCAAAGGTCATACGTCCTGCCCAGACGATCGTTCCGAGAATACCGATCGGAACTGCCAGTGCCAGAGCGGTATCGGTGTCCAATCCGCCGACAATCGCATAGGCTGTTCCCAGGACTCCTGCCAGTCCCATATCAGCCGGCATACTTCCTCCTGCAGACATAAACCCAAGGTAAACTAAGTTGATGGTTGCTCCGATCACGGCTCCCTGTACCGGATGACCCAGAATCAAACCGGTAATCATACCGCAGACCAGCGGTCTCTGTAAAGACCAAAGGCCTACAAACGGCAGGTTTCCAACTGCCAGCCAGTAAACAACCCCGCATAAGGCTGCCTGTATGATGGTCATCTTTTCCATATATACTTCCTCCTTCTATTTATCCAAGTATCCAGTAACTTCAATCACCTGCTGTTCCGGTACCAGCTGATAATAAACATGAACATTCTTCGCCATCAAATTTTTAATCGAAGCAATTTCATCCGGATCACAGGCTACATTTTTAATAAATGGTGTCCTCTCTCCTCTAAGTCCCATTCCTCCCAGATTCACATCGGTCAGTTCGAGTCCTAAATCTGTCATACGGTCATAAGTGATAGGAGTTTTCGTGAGGATCATGACTCTCTCTCCCGCTTCTTTCGGGTCTTTCTTAAGAACCTCTGCTCCCTTTTCTGTTCCGTATACATTTACTTTTACACCATTTGGAGCAAGTGCCTTGATCACTCGTTTGTTGAACTTATCTGCCGCAACTTCATCATCGACTACGATGATCCTGTTGACATTTAAGCTCGGAGTCCACACTGAGACAACTTCCCCATGGATCAGCCGGTCATCGACTCTGGCTAATACAACATTTTTCATTCCTCGTCTACCTCCTCAAATAGCTTTCTTACATCTTTTACTGTTCCCGGCGCTGCTTCAAGAAGCCCTGCGCAAATCTCTTCTGCGCTTTTCCCAGCATAACGTCCCATCATCACTTCTACCATTAACGGAAGATTAATTCCTGTTACATGGTAAATGTCATGGTGTTCCATCAAAGAAACTATCGCATTAAACGGGCTTCCGTGGAACAGATCCGATACGAAGAGTATTTCTTCCCCTTCTTTCGTATTTTGAATTTCCGCTTCCAGTTTTTCTGTCAGTGTTGCCACCGTCTGTTCCGGAAACAGTCCATACGCCACCAGGTTTTCCTGTTCTCCGACAAGCATTTGGGTACTCTCCACCAGCCCTTTTGAATAGCTTCCGTGGGATACTGCAATGACCTTCATTCCCTTACCTCCTTTTCATCTGGCCTTCGATGTAATTGAAGTATATCATGCCGACTCTGCTGTTTTTCACAAATGTTTGCACAATCAATACCGCAGTACCTGACAGCATTTTGCATGATTGACTGCGCAATTTATTACGCAGATCCTCCTTTCATTCTGCACTTATTTTGCGGGATACTTTGCGCAATAAATTAAATTATTCAAGGTATTTTCATTGTTATAATCGAATCAAGCTTAGTACGTACTGGTGAACGGTAAAAATGAAAATTTCAGATTAGATAGGAGGAAGCGGCTTTTTGTATATGCCGCTATATGAAAATGAAAATTGTAAACGGCTTTGACCTGATGAAATATGCAAAAGACAACCATTATATTCTGCCTGCGTTCAATACAACCAACCTGGAAATGACTTATGCCATCGCCAAAGGATTAAATCAGGCAGGACTTCCGGGATATATCCAAATATCTTCCAATAATCTGCGGCTCTCAAGTCCGGACACGATCACTTATCTGGCAAAAGATGCACTGAAAGACAGTGATGTGCCGATTGGTCTTCATCTGGATCACGGAAAGTCTTATGAACACGTAAAGGCATGTGTGGATGCAGGCTTTACTTCTATTATGATCGATGCCTCCCATCTTCCGTTTGAAGAAAATATTAAAGAAGTGAAACGCGCAGTAGAATACTGCCACTTTTATGGTGTTCCGGTAGAGGCAGAGCTTGGTGCGCTGCAGGGAAAAGAAGAGGATATTGTAAATGAAGCGGACAGCAAAACAGATCCGGAAATGGTCGCTGACTTTGTGGAAAGAACCGGCTGCGATCTGCTTGCGGTTTCCGTGGGAAACGTTCACGGTCTGGATCTGACTCCAAAAGTAGATCTTCCGTTATTAGATGAGATCTCAAAGGTTTCCCCCGTACCGCTCGTAATGCATGGCGGTTCCGGGATTCCGTTTGAAACGATTCAGAAGGCAAGAGAGTTTAACTTGTTGAAAGTAAATTACGGATCTGATTTAAGAAAGGCTTTTATTTCTACCTTTGGAGAAGCGTATGAACAGAACCATAACGAAGTGAATGTTATCGGACTTAGCATTCAGTCCATAGAAAATGTAAGTAGAAAGGCAGCAGAGCTGGTGACGATTATCAACGAATAAACAGTGATTAACAAAAAGGGGCACGATTGTCATAAGACTGATCGTGTCCCTTTTCGTTTAAAAGACTTTCCACTTTCCTTTTCGCCGTGACCCTTCACGAACAATAAATCCTTTATCTATTAATTTTTTGGTTATCCTCTGCACCTTGCTTCTGGATAATCCAAATTTTTCTTTTATTTCCATCTGGGTAATCTCTGGATTTTTTTGAAGATATTTGCATAACTTTCGCTCTAAATCTGTCAATTCCAAAATTTTAGCTTCACTTTTAGCTTCACTTTTAGCTTCACTTTTAGCTTCACTTTTATAGTTCAGGTTTTGCAGTGTAACAGTAAACTCCACCCTGTCAGAAAAAAATTTTGGTTCCAATCCTTCTCGAAAGTTTATCGCACTTTTATAAGCACTCGTTATTTTATTCAGTCCGCTTCCCTGACGCTCCATATATCCTAATCGGTGGAATACATCTGCTAAAACCGGATTTCTTCGTGTAAATGGTATTGTATTAATATTCCGGTCCTGAATCCTCGTTCCATCAGGCATTCCTCCTGTAGAATCTATCATGACATTTTCCACATGATTTCCGTTCGGCTCTTAGAATGCCTCACTCCAATCATGTGGAAAATGGACGTAATGTCTGTTAGAGAAGGGTTTCTGCCAAAAAAGGTGCCACTTTTCGAAAGTTATTTATCACTTTTGGAGGAGCGCATTTCAAAAGCGCGACGGAAATAGTAGTAAATAACTCATACTATATTTTTCTATTTTCTCATTATTTATTCTTTCCTTTGCACAAAAAACCCATAATTTCTGCCCGCAGAAATTATGGGTATTCCTAAAATTTATTTCATCTAATCAGAAGCTTTCACTGCTCTCACGATCGCTTCTGCCATCTCCCTGATCCTGACAGCCGGTGAAGGCGCATTTAAAATCCCTGACGTTCCTCCCGTGCCGTCGGCTCCAAGCCGAATCATATTGTAACAGTCCTCTGCCGTGCTGACTCCGGAGGCAACCACCACCAGCACATCAGGATTTACTTTTCGTACCTGATCGATTGCTTCCATTGTATAAGCATCGTCTGCTACCTGACCGGTTCCGATCAGATCCGTCGGTTCCGCCAGGACAACATCCGGGTTCATACACGCCACGGCTTTTGCTTCCGTAATGGAGTCCGCACATACGATAGAAGTCATGTCAAGCTCGGCTGCGCGCCGGATACATGCATATAGGTCAGACAGCGTCTTAGGATTTTCGGCATGGTTCAGAAAAACTGCATCCGCTCCTGCTTCCTTTAAAGATTCCGGAAGAACATGCCCCATTCCCCGTCCTGGTGTGAGCGGGTCCATAGACTGTACGCATACAATGATGTTTTCCGTATTCTCACGGATCATTCTCACATCTGCATATGGACAAGTAAAGATAATCGGCAGTCCGGTATCTTTAGCCGCCTGATCTGCGGCCTTCGCCAATTTAAGACTCTCGTTTCCGTATAAATATGACTTTGGATTTACAATCAAAAACGGTGACTGCATATTTCCCATGTTCTCCTCCTTACTCTCCAATGACAACTATTTTACATTTTCTTTCCCGGGGACGCGTGCGGTCAAAGTCTACAAAATAAACATATCCTGTAACACCGACTCCTAATTTGCCGTCCTCCACATCAAAGATCTCGCTGGACCCGAGAATCGTAGATCTCAAATGTGCATCTCCGTTGAATAATGCGGTTCTGTCTCCTCCCGGAAGCCAGAAATCCAAATCCGGCCAGGTTTCCACTTCTTTATAGTGTTCTTCTCCCGGATAATGGTATTGATCCGCGCTCACATGATCCGGAATGATCTTTGCTAAAGCATTGTTTAAGTCTTCCTGTAAAAACTCATCCCCATTCTCATTGTAGTCGTGGACAAATTCCTCAAAAAACACAGAACAGGTCGTATGTGGAGAAATGACCGCACAGAGTCCGCTTTTAATCCCGCTTTCTTTAATCACCCTTTTTACTTCCGGAGTCACATCAATATAGGTAGGTGTTTTGCCATGTGACTGTACTTTGATCGTATCTTTATATACTGCCATTCTTTCTTTCCCTCCAAATCATTTCTTCTGGAATACTTTCAGCGCTTTTTTTACATCCTCTTTGACTGCCTCTGTGGCTGCCAGGGACATGGAATCATAAAACAGCGGTTTTGCTTCATCTTCCCAGTATTCTTTTGAAGCCCTTCCCCCGGCCGTATTCATGTAAGTATAATAGTTTACCTTACAGATACCATTTTCGATGGCCACCTTGTAATCTTCATCTGACACACCGGAGCCTCCGTGCATTACAAGAGGCACTCCGGCCGCATCACGGATTTTTGCAACCCGGGGAAGATCCAGCTTAGGTTCGGTCAGATACACCCCATGGGTCGTTCCGAATGCCACAGCCAGGCAGTCGACTCCAGTCTTCCCCACAAATTCCCCTGCAACCTCAGGATCTGTATAAATGGAATCTAAATCATCATAATCATCTTTGCCGTCAGATCCGGCTCCTTCTCCCTGAACAACCTGGGAAGTAAAGATATGCCCTAATTCAGCTTCCACGCCGGCGCCGACTGCATGGGCAATTTTAACGATCTCTGCTGTTTCTTTTACATTGTCTTCAAAACTTTTTGCAGAAGCATCATACATGACGGAAGTAAATCCGAGATGAAGTGCCTGGACACAGCGTTCAAAGCTGCTTCCGTGATCCAGATGAAGCGCAACCGGCACTTTGGCCCGTTTTGCATAATATTTAAGGATTGGTCCGATCTCGTCAAGATCGATCAATTCGTCATGACTCTGGGCATGCTGCAGGATCACCGGGCATTCCAGCTCCTCTGCCGCCTGAATAATCCCCCGGATTGCTTCCAGTGTGGTTCCGTTAAATGCGCCGACTGCTTTCTTTTCTATTTTTGCCTGGTCAAGTAATTCTTTTAATGAAACTAACATTTACATCCTCCCGTTTTTTTTAACCGTTCCCGTCCCTGGGTTCTTGCTTTTGAGACCAGAGAGTCCGGGTTGATCTGTGCATCCAGATCATAAAAGAATTCTTCCAGCTCCTTTTCATCAGAAAATTCGGAAATTCTTACCCAGTATCTTCCCCTCATGATCCCGCCGCCGTCAAAGGTCATATACATTTTTGTTCCTCCTGCCAGCGGCCTCATGCTGTACTTGCTGATCTGACTGATCTCATATGTATGTCTCCTCCCGTAAGCACAGAACACTACGGTCTTCCCGCTGTCAATGCGGACTTCAGACGGATTGCTGAGTGACACAAATACATTAAAGACATTATAGAGACACAGTCCAAAAACCAGTAAATACAGCAGATGATGTCCTGCGGCCAAAAACTGATAAAGGCAGAACACTCCGATGGCCGCAGTAAAAATCCCGGGTGCCGTCATTTGTATAGAAAAATGTGATGGTTGATATACATAGCGCTTCATCATTTTTTACCTTTCTTTATGCCTCAGCATGTAATTCTTTTGCTTCTTTGATAATGCGTTTTCTGTTCATCAGAGCTAATCCAACTGCAACTGCTACCGCAATGATGAGTCCGACTGCTCCCACAGAATGTGCCTTTACAAGTACCCATGACAATGGGTTTGCCCCGTCACAGATAGAAGAAATCGTAGCGGCTCCCTTAGGGATTGCAAAGTTTACGGATTTTGCAACCGCGGTGATAGATGGTGCCAGATTGGTAGAAATATAAAGTCCTCCAACCAGGCAGACGATTCCTGTGATCAGTGCCCGGAAGCCGTTTCCTCCTACCAGCGGCACGATCAGAACAAACATATATGGCAGTACAGATAAGTCAGTCATCGGAAGCACAGTATTTCCAGGAAGGATCACTGCCAAAAAGACTGCCAATGGAACCAGGATCAGGGATACTGTTAAACATACCGGATGCCCAACACCTACGGCTGAATCCAGTCCGATGTAAATTTTTCCTCTGTTCGCAAACTTAGAAGATACAAATTCCTGGGCCGCATCAGAAATCGGCATGAGGCCTTCCATTAACAATGCTGCCATTTTGGGGATCAATACCATGACAGCACCGAGGGTGACACCAATCTGCAGTACCGTCTGTACATTATTTCCTGCCAAAGCTGCAATGATGATTCCCAAAACAGTTCCAACCAGCATCGGTTCTCCGAATACACCAAAACGTTTCTGAAGCTTTTCAATATCGATGTTAATATTTTTCACTCCCGGAATAACGTCGATGATCTTGTCTACGACGATAGCAATCGGCACAAATGCCGCTGTAAACCCATGAGGAAGGGACACTCCCGGCATGCCCAGGGTTTCCTCTACTTTCGGCGCCGTGTAGTCACCGATTACCATGATGATCACCATATTTAAAATCGCTGCGATAATTCCATAAGCAAAATTTCCTGTCAGAACATAGATCAGAGAACCGGTAAAGGCAAAATGCCAGTAGTTCCATATATCCACGTCCAGGGTCTGTGTCGTGTTGGTC is a window encoding:
- the xylB gene encoding xylulokinase, coding for MEQYIGIDIGTSSAKLTLINDAGEIRKESSREYEISQPKPGWKEIDPESWMDAVEEAMAELLSGEDPEHIGAIGVTGQMHTAVFLGWDGVPIRPALMWNDTRTMDLVKETKEKISKVPEVSYISNIISTGSPAINLLWLKKNEPEQFRKMKTFLIGPDYIVFRLTGQCQTDYCEASTSSLFDLKTGTWSSKIREILGFPEEIYPKVKGSQETAGYVAEVWRRKFGFKNLVKVIVGTGDNPAAAISTGCFSNRYPVLSLGTSGVLMFPKEKIDFGTKGKNIMFSADGKNIMTLVQGVVQSTGSSFGWWVRQILKTDDFSAETSEVDMESLGENNLIFYPHLAGDKTIYRDPALRGALIGIGTETTRQDITAAVMEGICFGVRQLTEVMHIGKTALQSLKVTGGGSKNEVWMQILADVLNTKVEQLESGAGAGYGIALMAASVSGRDVTLEQMVGRTVRTKKCFNPRRYHAELYEIKYQKYKKVYKALTDVFDDQKG
- a CDS encoding zinc-dependent alcohol dehydrogenase; its protein translation is MKAIVLNQPKNFAVKEIELPELKEDEVLIRIKDSGICTNDVRDFNGDCSYSYPRIGGHEYCGVIEELGSGVNEKRYSKGQKVVQYIIDDCKECFFCKHGEENICEEHPKSKIFTNPDGLSGYGGFAEFVVAKAEDLFVYPDSTTFEKMAFTEPLACVVNSINRTNIQFGDDVAVIGGGTMGMLHVMLARLKGARVILSEPLRERRDRALKLGCDDVIDPTKEDAVKRVKELTGGRGAQVVFNTTAIPAIAAQAVEMTSPGGMSVMFSSMHPNDPVPIDMGAVHSYQKTVTGAVSPTITSFHQAVQLIGKGLIDPTVLTEQIFDYRDFDKAIAAAMKPDTYKVILRFGE
- a CDS encoding PTS system mannose/fructose/sorbose family transporter subunit IID, with the translated sequence MENKKKSLIPKAALIKAWFIWETFPQTCYNYERMMGQVVAHMFSAIINFLYKDNPAKRKEVMKREIEFFNVHIEFGACILGMAVALEEQKAMGEEIPDEFITNLKTSLMGPLAGMGDTIWQGVVIPILLAVCIDLTRSGSGNIWGAIIYAVVIIAAAYGLSYWNFMFGYKAGSEAIMDFLEKGILNKLIKGASIMGCMVMGGLVVNYVKASCGLKVVSSTSTYDIQTSFLDAICPSILPLAVTMLVYYLMNKRRWSSLKIIGLIVVIGVVGGVTGILAY
- a CDS encoding PTS mannose/fructose/sorbose/N-acetylgalactosamine transporter subunit IIC → MEKMTIIQAALCGVVYWLAVGNLPFVGLWSLQRPLVCGMITGLILGHPVQGAVIGATINLVYLGFMSAGGSMPADMGLAGVLGTAYAIVGGLDTDTALALAVPIGILGTIVWAGRMTFDCFFVHIADKYIEKEQYNKIWRANVLFPQIMCFLMTAIPCALAAYFGSNYIQGILNMLSGKVLTVFQIIGGLMPALGIAITLQYIFKGESKVFLFVGFLLAVYSKLPLLTLGIIALLVAVVYVQVTSAMEPAKAAVIDDEDDEEDD
- a CDS encoding PTS sugar transporter subunit IIB; amino-acid sequence: MKNVVLARVDDRLIHGEVVSVWTPSLNVNRIIVVDDEVAADKFNKRVIKALAPNGVKVNVYGTEKGAEVLKKDPKEAGERVMILTKTPITYDRMTDLGLELTDVNLGGMGLRGERTPFIKNVACDPDEIASIKNLMAKNVHVYYQLVPEQQVIEVTGYLDK
- a CDS encoding PTS sugar transporter subunit IIA, translating into MKVIAVSHGSYSKGLVESTQMLVGEQENLVAYGLFPEQTVATLTEKLEAEIQNTKEGEEILFVSDLFHGSPFNAIVSLMEHHDIYHVTGINLPLMVEVMMGRYAGKSAEEICAGLLEAAPGTVKDVRKLFEEVDEE
- a CDS encoding class II aldolase produces the protein MKMKIVNGFDLMKYAKDNHYILPAFNTTNLEMTYAIAKGLNQAGLPGYIQISSNNLRLSSPDTITYLAKDALKDSDVPIGLHLDHGKSYEHVKACVDAGFTSIMIDASHLPFEENIKEVKRAVEYCHFYGVPVEAELGALQGKEEDIVNEADSKTDPEMVADFVERTGCDLLAVSVGNVHGLDLTPKVDLPLLDEISKVSPVPLVMHGGSGIPFETIQKAREFNLLKVNYGSDLRKAFISTFGEAYEQNHNEVNVIGLSIQSIENVSRKAAELVTIINE
- a CDS encoding ATP-binding protein; this translates as MIDSTGGMPDGTRIQDRNINTIPFTRRNPVLADVFHRLGYMERQGSGLNKITSAYKSAINFREGLEPKFFSDRVEFTVTLQNLNYKSEAKSEAKSEAKSEAKILELTDLERKLCKYLQKNPEITQMEIKEKFGLSRSKVQRITKKLIDKGFIVREGSRRKGKWKVF
- a CDS encoding triose-phosphate isomerase; this translates as MGNMQSPFLIVNPKSYLYGNESLKLAKAADQAAKDTGLPIIFTCPYADVRMIRENTENIIVCVQSMDPLTPGRGMGHVLPESLKEAGADAVFLNHAENPKTLSDLYACIRRAAELDMTSIVCADSITEAKAVACMNPDVVLAEPTDLIGTGQVADDAYTMEAIDQVRKVNPDVLVVVASGVSTAEDCYNMIRLGADGTGGTSGILNAPSPAVRIREMAEAIVRAVKASD
- a CDS encoding YjbQ family protein; translated protein: MAVYKDTIKVQSHGKTPTYIDVTPEVKRVIKESGIKSGLCAVISPHTTCSVFFEEFVHDYNENGDEFLQEDLNNALAKIIPDHVSADQYHYPGEEHYKEVETWPDLDFWLPGGDRTALFNGDAHLRSTILGSSEIFDVEDGKLGVGVTGYVYFVDFDRTRPRERKCKIVVIGE
- a CDS encoding class II fructose-bisphosphate aldolase gives rise to the protein MLVSLKELLDQAKIEKKAVGAFNGTTLEAIRGIIQAAEELECPVILQHAQSHDELIDLDEIGPILKYYAKRAKVPVALHLDHGSSFERCVQALHLGFTSVMYDASAKSFEDNVKETAEIVKIAHAVGAGVEAELGHIFTSQVVQGEGAGSDGKDDYDDLDSIYTDPEVAGEFVGKTGVDCLAVAFGTTHGVYLTEPKLDLPRVAKIRDAAGVPLVMHGGSGVSDEDYKVAIENGICKVNYYTYMNTAGGRASKEYWEDEAKPLFYDSMSLAATEAVKEDVKKALKVFQKK
- a CDS encoding PTS galactitol transporter subunit IIC, whose translation is MQAIIDVFSYINSLGASVMMPIILTIIGVVLGAKFGKALRGGLTVGIGFIGLNLVTGLMGENLAPAVQQMAQRFGLALSTVDIGWPAASAIAFGTTIGLIIIPIGLIVNIVMLLTNTTQTLDVDIWNYWHFAFTGSLIYVLTGNFAYGIIAAILNMVIIMVIGDYTAPKVEETLGMPGVSLPHGFTAAFVPIAIVVDKIIDVIPGVKNINIDIEKLQKRFGVFGEPMLVGTVLGIIIAALAGNNVQTVLQIGVTLGAVMVLIPKMAALLMEGLMPISDAAQEFVSSKFANRGKIYIGLDSAVGVGHPVCLTVSLILVPLAVFLAVILPGNTVLPMTDLSVLPYMFVLIVPLVGGNGFRALITGIVCLVGGLYISTNLAPSITAVAKSVNFAIPKGAATISSICDGANPLSWVLVKAHSVGAVGLIIAVAVAVGLALMNRKRIIKEAKELHAEA